The nucleotide window GGGACATCGGCGACGACCTCCCGCCGCTGCGGAAGGTCGCGGTGGTCGGCGCCGGGATGATGGGCGCCGCCATCGCGTACGTGTGTGCGCGGGCCGGCCTCGACGTGGTGCTCAAGGACGTGACCCTGGAGGGCGCGCGTCGCGGCGCGGAGTACGCCCGCTCCCGGTCGGCCGCCGCCTTCTCGCGCATCCGGCCGACCGCCGAGCTCGCCGACCTCGCGGGCGCCGACCTGGTCATCGAGGCGGTCTTCGAGGACCCGGCCCTCAAGCAGAAGGTGTACGCCGAGATCGAGCAGGTCGCGCCGGACGCGCTGATCGCCTCCAACACCTCGACGCTGCCGATCACCCTGCTTGCCGAGGGGGTGAGCAGGCCGGAGGAGTTCGTGGGCCTGCACTTCTTCTCGCCGGTGGACCGGATGCCGCTGATCGAGGTGATCCGCGGGAAGCGGACCGGCGACGCGACCCTGCGGCGGGCGCTGGGCGTCGCCCGCCGGCTGCGCAAGACCCCGATCGTCGTCAACGACAGCCGGGGCTTCTTCACCAGCCGGGTGATCGGCACGTTCACCAACGAGGGCGTCGCGATGCTCGCCGAGGGCATCCCGGCCGCCACCATCGAGCAGGCGAGCAGCCAGGCCGGGTACCCGGCGCCGGTGCTGGCCCTGATGGACGAGCTGACACTGACCCTGCCCCGGAGAATCCGCCAGGAGACGGCCGCGGCCGTGGTGGCCGCCGGCGGCGACTGGACGCCGCACGCCGCGGACGCCGTCATCGACCGGATGATCGACGAGTTCGGCCGGGTGGGCCGCTCGGGGGGCGCCGGCTTCTACGAGTACCGCGACGGCCGGCGCGCACGCCTCTGGCCGGGCCTGCGGGACGCGTTCGGCGGCACCAACTCCGGCGTGCCGTTCGAGGACCTCAAGGAGCGGATGCTGTTCATCGAGGCGATCGAGTCGGTGCGCTGCCTCGACGAGGGCGTGCTGACCTCGGCGGCGGACGCCAACGTCGGCTCGATCCTCGGCATCGGCTACCCGGCCTGGACCGGCGGCGTGCTGCGCTACGTCGAGCAGTACGAGGGCGGGCGGCCCGGGTTCGTGGCCCGGGCCCGCGAGCTGGCCGCGCGCTACGGCGACCGGTTCACCCCGCCGGAGTCGCTGCTTCTGCCAGGCCGTACGTCTTGGCGATGATCTCGCGTTGGATCTCGCTGGTTCCGCCGTACACGGTGGACACGATCGACGCGCGGACCAGGCGCTCCATGTCGTACTCGGTGGCGTATCCGTAGCCGCCCATCATCTGCATCGCGTCCAGCGTCACCCGGCGGGCGGTCTCGGTGGCCTTCAGCTTGGCCATCGAGCTCTCCCGCGGCAGCACGGTCGCGGGGGAGCGGTCGACCTTCGCGGCCGTGTCGTACACCAGCAGGCGGGCGCACTCGATCTCGGTGGCCAGGTCGGCGAGCCGGTGCCGGAGCACCTGGAACGATCCGATCGGGCGGCCGAACTGGCGGCGCTCCTTCACGTACGCGACGACGTCGTCGAACGCCCGCTGCGCGGTGCCGAGCATGACCGCGGCCAGGATCAGGCGCTCGGCGTTGAGGCCGGCCATCAGCTGCCGCCAGCCCTGGCCGACCTGCCCGACGACGGCGTCGGCGCTCAGCACGCAGTCGGTGAACCAGAGGTCGTTGACCTCGCGCCCGCCCATGGTGTCGATGCCGCTGACGCGCAGCCCGGCCGCGCCCGCCGGCACCTGGAACATGGTCAGGCCGGCGTGCTCGCCCGGCCGGCCCGAGGTGCGCGCGACGAGCAGGATCCGGTCGGCGAAGTGCGCGTTGGAGCACCAGGTCTTCTGGCCGTTGACGACGAACTCGTCGCCGCGGCGCTCGGCACGGCAGCTCAGGTTGGCCACGTCGGAGCCGGCCTCGGGCTCGGACATGGCGATCGACTCGACGGAGCCGCCGGCCACCCCCTTCAGTACGACCTGTTTCTGCAGCGGCGTGCCGAAGCGCTCATAGGCGGCCGCCACGATGATCGACGTGGCGAAGCCGCCGATCGGGGCCATCGCCTTCGCGGTCGTCTCGAGGAACAGGCACAGCTCGACCGCGCCCGCGCCGCCGCCGCCGAACTCCTCCGGCAGGGACAGCCCGAGCCAGCCCAGTTCGGCCATCTTGCGGTACAGCTTCGGGTCGTGTGTCTCGCCTCGCGTCGTGACCTCACGCCGGCAGAAGTCCTCCAGCGCCGCCGTGAAGTTCCGCTGTTCCTCAGTGAGTTCCACTGTGCACCACCTCCGTTGACAGCCACGTTAGGCTATCGAATATCAAATGTCAGGAGGCCGGAGATGCCGGATCTGAAGGCGGTGGAGGTGGCCCGGGCGGCCGCGGAGTGGTGGGCCGGGCAGGGGGCCGGCGGTCGCCGTCGCCACCTGCTGGCGTACAAGTCGTCGATCGCGGGCCGCATCGACGAGCTGGCCGCGCTGATCCGGGCCGAGACCGGCAAGCCGACCGCCGGGGCGCTGCTGGAGGTGATGCTCGCCGTCGAGCACCTCGACTGGGCCGCCCGCAACGCCCGGCGCGTGCTGCGCCGGCGATCCGTCTCGCCGGGGCTGCTGGCGCTCAACCAGGCGGCCGCGGTGGAGTACGTCCCGTACGGCGTCGTCGGCGTGATCGGGCCGTGGAACTACCCCGTCTACACGCCGATGGGCTCCATCGCGCACGCGCTCGCCGCGGGCAACGCCGTGGTGTTCAAGCCGAGCGAGGTGACACCCGGCGTCGGCGAGTGGCTGGCGGACCGCTGGGCGGAGCTGCTGCCCGACCGCCCGGTCCTCCAGGTCGTGACCGGCGACGGCGAGACCGGCGCCGCCCTGTGCCGGTCCGGCGTCGACAAGATCGCCTTCACCGGCTCGACGGCGACGGCCCGCGCGGTGATGGCCGCCTGCGCCGAGCGCCTCACCCCGGTCGTCATCGAGGCCGGCGGCAAGGACGCGCTCATCGTCACCGCCGACGCCGACCTGGACGCGGCGGCCCGCGCGGCCGTCTTCGGCGGGCTGGGCAACGCCGGGCAGACCTGCGCCGGCGTCGAGCGCGTCTACGTGGAGCAGGCCGTCCACGAGCCGTTCGTCGCCGCGCTGGCCGCGCTGATGCGCGAGGTGACGCCGGGCGCCGGGCCGGACGCGCCGTACGGACCGATGACCACGCCCGCCCAGCCCGGCATCATCCGCGCGCACATCACCGGCGCGCTGGCCCGCGGCGCCCGTGCCGTGGTCGGCGACGCCGGTTCCGTGCGGCCGCCGTTCGTCGATCCGGTGCTGCTGACCGGCGTGCCGGAGGGCTGCGCCGCGGTGACCGAGGAGACGTTCGGCCCGGTGCTGGTGGTCAACCCGGTTGCCGGCGCCGAGGAGGCGGTGCGCCGGGCCAACGCCGGCGGCTACGGCCTGGCCGGCTCCGTGTTCACCCGGCACCGCCGGCGCGGGCTGGCCCTCGCGGGCCGGATGCGGGTCGGCGCGGTGTCGGTCAACTCGGTGCTCGGCTTCGCGGGCGTGCCGTCACTGCCGTTCGGCGGTGTCGGCGACTCCGGTTTCGGGCGGGTGCACGGCGCCGACGGGCTGCGCGAGTTCAGCCGGGCCCGATCGGTGACCTGGCAACGCTTCCGGCCGCCGATCGACCTGATGACGCTGCGGCCCTCGGCGTCCGCGCTGCGGGTCTCGCTCGCCATGTTCCACCGGCGGCACGGAGCACTCAGCTCCAGATCCCGAGACCGTCGAGATGCTTGACCAGGCGCTGGGCGCCGTCCGTGAAGTGCCGGGCCATGATCGGCCGGATCGCTGCCGGATCGCCCGCCTCCAGCGCGTCCAGCAGCGCGTCATGGTCGGTGACCATCGCGGAGCGCCACTCCGGATCGGCGGCGTAGAAGCGGGTCGGCGTGTAGCGCATCGCGGCCCGCAGCATCCACGACAGCTTGCGGGCGCCGGCCAGCCGGTTGATGGTGCGGTGGAACTCGAACTCGAGCTGCTCGACCCGGCTGACCTGCCGGCTCTGCGCGGCCCGCCGCAGCTTCTCGTGCTGGCGGCGCAGCTCGGCGAGCTGATCGGGGGTGATGCCGGCCGCGACCCGGGCGGCGAGCTCGCCGGCGATGTCGCCCTGGAGGCCGAACACGTCGAGGATGTCCTGCCGGGACAGCGGGGCGACCACGTGCCCGCGCCGCGGCTGGAGCTCGACCATGTCCTCCGCGCGCAGCATCAGCAGGGCCTCGCGCACGGGGGTGATGCTCAGCCCGGTCTCCTGCGCGACCTCCTCCAGCCGGATCCGCTCGCCCGGCCGCAGCTGACCCGACATGATCCGGTCGCGCAGCAGGGTCGCGACCGACTCGGACAGCTGAGGTTGCGCCATCTTCAGTTCCACGCCGCCTAACATATCAAATGTCACATATCTGAAACTGGGGTGAGGCGATGAGTTTGCGCGAGGCCACCGTTGACGGCGTACGGACGATCTGGTTCGACCGGCCCGAGCACCGTAACGCGATGACGTCGGCAATGTTCCGGGACTACTACGCGGCGCTGGCCGCGGCCGACGCCGATCCGGGGGTACGGGCCATCGTGGTCACCGGCTCCGGCGACTGGTTCTGCTCCGGCGCCGACCCGGAGGCGCTGACGGCGCTGCTCGACGGCGGCAACCGCGACCGGATGGCCGGCGAGCTCGGCTTCGACCCGCACCTGCCGGCCACGCTGGGCACGCCCATCGTGGCGGCCGTCAACGGCGGCGCGGCCGGCCTCGGCCTGGTGCACGCGCTCTACGCCGACGTGCGCTTCCTGGCCGAGGAGGCCCGCCTGGCCGCGGCGTTCAGCCGGCTCGGCCTGATCGCCGAGTACGGCAGCGCGTGGCTGCTGCCCCGGCTCATCGGCGTCGGCAACGCGCTGGACCTGCTGGTGTCCAGCCGCAAGATCGATGCGGCCGAGGCGCTGCGGATCGGCCTGGTCCAATGGGTCCTGCCCCGCGATCAGGTTCTCGCCGCGGCGCAGGCGTACGCGACCGACCTCGCCACGAACTGCTCGCCCTCGGCGATGGCGGTGATCCGGCGGCAGGTGTGGTCCGGCCTGGAGACCGGCCTCGCCGAGGCGTCCGCCGACGCCGGGCCGCGGATGGTCGCGGCGCTGGGCGGCACCGACTTCCACGAGGCGTTGGCCGCCCGTGTCCAGGGCCGGGCGCCGGCCTTCGGCCCGCGGTCACCGGGGCTCTGACGGCGGGTCCAGCATCGGCACCAGGTAGCGGCGGGCCACCGCGCGCAGCTGCCCGGTGTCGTCGATGTCGACGACACCGCCGGGCGTGACCAGGAACGAGCAGGACAGCCGCGTCATCAGCTCGGCGACCACCTCGACGTCGACGCGGGCGGAGATGTTGCCGGCCTGCTGCTCCCGGCGCAGCTGACCGGCGACGAAGCGCTGCACGGTGGCCAGGGTCCGCCCGCCGTCGCTGACCAGCGACGGGATCAGCACGTCCGGCTCGGCGCTCATCAGGCCGCCGATCAGCGGGTTGCGCCGGATCGCCTGCAACGAGCTGACGAAGCCGAGCACCACCCGGTCGGCGACCGTGCCGGCCTCCTGGATGTCGATCAGGAACCGGTCGAAGTAGCGGCGGAACTCGCGCCGGACCACCTGCTCGACCAGCGCGTCCTTCGTGGCGAAGCGGCGGTAGGCGGTGATCCGCGAGAGCCCGGCGCGGCGGGCGACGTCCTCCATCGTCGAGCGCCGGATGCCCATGCGGCAGAACTGCTCGTACGCCGCGTCGAGCAGGCGCATCGTCACGTCGTCGTGGTCGCCGGCCTGCTCGACCGCCTCGGCGAAGGCCCGCTCCAGGAGGGATTCGGAGAGCAGCGGCTCCATGATCGTCCTCCCCGCGGGCTACCTGGATGCACCGGCTGTTTCATCGTATAGAGCCTCGATGGCGTCCCGGTGGCGGTCGGTGATGACCCGGCGCCGCAGCTTCAGGGTGGGGGTGAGCTCGCCCGACTCCGGCGTCCAGCCGGACGGCAGCACCCGGAACGACTTGACCTGTTCCGGGCGCGAGAGGCGGGCGTTGGCGGCGTCGACCGCGGCCTGGATCTCGGCCAGCAGCCGCGGCTCGGCCGCCAGGTCCGCCGGCTCGGTGCCGGCGATGCCGTGCGCCTGCGCCCACCGCGGTGCGACCTCCTCGTCCAGCACGATCAGCGCGGTGACGTACGGCCGGCGGTCCCCGATCGCGACGGCGTGCCCGATCAGCGGGTGCGCGCGCAGGTGGCTCTCGATCAGCGCCGGGGAGATGTTCTTGCCGCCGGCGGTGATGATCAGCTCCTTCTTGCGGTCGGTGATGCTGAGGAACCCGTCGTCGTCGAGCGTGCCGATGTCGCCGGTGGCCAGCCAGCCGTCCTCGCCGGTGACCGGCTCGACGCCGCCGCCGGCGCGCAGATAGCCGGAGCAGATCAGCGGCCCGCGTACCTGAATCTCGCCGTCGTCGGCCAGCCGGACCTCCATGCCGGGGTTGGGCCGGCCGACGGTGCCGGTGCGGAAGTGCTCCGGGGTGTTGATGGTGGCGGTGCCGGTGGTCTCGGTCATGCCCCACACCTCGAGCACGTCGAGGCCGACCCCGGCGAGGAAGCGCAGCACCTCGACCGGGATCGGCGCGGCGCCGCTGCCGGCCCACTCCACGTTGTGCAGGCCGAGGCCCGCCCGCATGGGCCGCAACACGGCGGCGTCGGCCTGCCCCAGCCGGGCGGCCAGGTCGTCGGGCACCGGCCTGCCGGCGGCGCGTAGCTCGTACGCCTCGAGGGCGAGGGCGCTCGCGGCGCCGAACGCGTCGCGTACCGCCGGGTCCGCGGCCGCCAGATGGGCCTGTAGCCCGGCGGCCATCTTCTCCCAGACCCGCGGCACGCCGAAGAAGACCGCCGGGGCGACCGCGCGCAGCGCCGGGATCAGCAGGGCGGGGTCCGGGCAGATCGTCACGTGCCCGGCGCGGTAGATCGGGCTGTAGACACCAAGGATCCGCTCGGCGATGTGCGCCAGCGGCAGGTAGGCCACCGAGGACGGATGGTCGGGCACGGCGACCGTCGCCTCGAGCACCTGGGCCTGGTAGATCACGTTGGTGTGGCTGAGCACGACGCCCTTCGGCTCGCCCGGTGGTGCCGGAGGTGTACAGCAGCGTCACCGGCTGCTCGGGCCGGATCTCCCGCCAGCGCTTCTCGAACGCCGCCGGGTCGTTGCGGTGCGCGGCCTCGCCGAGCTCCCGGATCCGCGGCAGCTCGTCGGCCATGACGACCCGGCGCAGCTCCGGCAGTTCCGCCAGGATCGGCTCCCAGCGGGCCAGCTCGGCGGGGCCCTCGAGCACGACCACCTGTGCGGCGCTGTGCAACGCCACGTACTTGAGCTGCTCGGTGCTGAGCGTGGAGTACACGGTGGAGGGCACGGCGCCCAGGTGCAGCGCGGCCAGATCGACAAGCCAGTGCTCCGCCCGGCCGGACATCATGATCAGCATGTGGGTGCCGGGCGCCAGGCCGATCTCGGCCAGGCCGCGGGAGAGCACGGCCACCTCGTGGTGCAGCTGCGCCCACGTACGGGTGTCGTCGCGGCCCAATGTGCTCAGCGCCGGAAGGTCGCCGAACGCCGTGGCGTTGCGGTGCAGCAGTGCCGGGATGGTCAGATCCATTGTGGCACTGTAAACGAGGACTAACTTCCTGGGTAGGCGATGTTAGGAATGCGCGACTTCCGGCGTACAGGATGCCGAGATTACGGGAATCGCGCCTAACGTCTTGTCGCCGCCGACATGCTGTGTTCCCATGCTTGATACACGGAAGCAACATTTGTTTCACCGTATCAGCAGTCGGCCATGAGGAGGCCAGGGTGGAACCACTGAGCAGGCGCAGGATGTTGCAGGCGGGCGGCGCGCTGGGCGCACTCGGCGCGCTCAGCGTCGCCCAGCCGGCGCGGGCACAATCGATCTGGACCTGGTCGGCCGCGGGATCCGTGGCCGGCGCGGGCGTCGGCACCGATCCGCGGTGGGTGTGGGACGAAGAGGCCGACCCGCTGGTCGCCTCGCTCATCGACCGCGGCGACGTGCCGGCGGTCAACGCGCTGCTGCGCACCTGGACCACGAACGGCCAGCCGCTGCCGTCCGGGCTCCCCGCCGACCTGCGCGACTTCATGGAGCGCGCCCGGCAACTGCCGTCCTGGGCC belongs to Amorphoplanes digitatis and includes:
- a CDS encoding 3-hydroxyacyl-CoA dehydrogenase NAD-binding domain-containing protein produces the protein MVSTIRWESGEDGVVLLTLDHPGRSANVMNDEFARSLAETVDRLEAERDRITGVIVTSAKKTFFAGGDLESLVRLTPDDAERTFTGTRALKRSVRRLETLGRPVVAAIGGSALGGGLEIALGCHHRIAVDDPTIEIGFPEVTLGLLPGCGGVVRTVRLLGVSDALVNWLVRGQRRRPQDALEHGLIDELAADGPAMVDAARAWIAANPDAAQRYDRKGYRIPGGTPASPGLAAQLPAMAAVLRKQLKGAPYPAPRDIVAAAVEGAQVDLDAAFTIEGRYFTGLATGRIAKNMIGALFFDVQAAGSRDIGDDLPPLRKVAVVGAGMMGAAIAYVCARAGLDVVLKDVTLEGARRGAEYARSRSAAAFSRIRPTAELADLAGADLVIEAVFEDPALKQKVYAEIEQVAPDALIASNTSTLPITLLAEGVSRPEEFVGLHFFSPVDRMPLIEVIRGKRTGDATLRRALGVARRLRKTPIVVNDSRGFFTSRVIGTFTNEGVAMLAEGIPAATIEQASSQAGYPAPVLALMDELTLTLPRRIRQETAAAVVAAGGDWTPHAADAVIDRMIDEFGRVGRSGGAGFYEYRDGRRARLWPGLRDAFGGTNSGVPFEDLKERMLFIEAIESVRCLDEGVLTSAADANVGSILGIGYPAWTGGVLRYVEQYEGGRPGFVARARELAARYGDRFTPPESLLLPGRTSWR
- a CDS encoding acyl-CoA dehydrogenase family protein; its protein translation is MELTEEQRNFTAALEDFCRREVTTRGETHDPKLYRKMAELGWLGLSLPEEFGGGGAGAVELCLFLETTAKAMAPIGGFATSIIVAAAYERFGTPLQKQVVLKGVAGGSVESIAMSEPEAGSDVANLSCRAERRGDEFVVNGQKTWCSNAHFADRILLVARTSGRPGEHAGLTMFQVPAGAAGLRVSGIDTMGGREVNDLWFTDCVLSADAVVGQVGQGWRQLMAGLNAERLILAAVMLGTAQRAFDDVVAYVKERRQFGRPIGSFQVLRHRLADLATEIECARLLVYDTAAKVDRSPATVLPRESSMAKLKATETARRVTLDAMQMMGGYGYATEYDMERLVRASIVSTVYGGTSEIQREIIAKTYGLAEAATPAG
- a CDS encoding aldehyde dehydrogenase family protein, yielding MPDLKAVEVARAAAEWWAGQGAGGRRRHLLAYKSSIAGRIDELAALIRAETGKPTAGALLEVMLAVEHLDWAARNARRVLRRRSVSPGLLALNQAAAVEYVPYGVVGVIGPWNYPVYTPMGSIAHALAAGNAVVFKPSEVTPGVGEWLADRWAELLPDRPVLQVVTGDGETGAALCRSGVDKIAFTGSTATARAVMAACAERLTPVVIEAGGKDALIVTADADLDAAARAAVFGGLGNAGQTCAGVERVYVEQAVHEPFVAALAALMREVTPGAGPDAPYGPMTTPAQPGIIRAHITGALARGARAVVGDAGSVRPPFVDPVLLTGVPEGCAAVTEETFGPVLVVNPVAGAEEAVRRANAGGYGLAGSVFTRHRRRGLALAGRMRVGAVSVNSVLGFAGVPSLPFGGVGDSGFGRVHGADGLREFSRARSVTWQRFRPPIDLMTLRPSASALRVSLAMFHRRHGALSSRSRDRRDA
- a CDS encoding GntR family transcriptional regulator — translated: MELKMAQPQLSESVATLLRDRIMSGQLRPGERIRLEEVAQETGLSITPVREALLMLRAEDMVELQPRRGHVVAPLSRQDILDVFGLQGDIAGELAARVAAGITPDQLAELRRQHEKLRRAAQSRQVSRVEQLEFEFHRTINRLAGARKLSWMLRAAMRYTPTRFYAADPEWRSAMVTDHDALLDALEAGDPAAIRPIMARHFTDGAQRLVKHLDGLGIWS
- a CDS encoding enoyl-CoA hydratase-related protein, with protein sequence MSLREATVDGVRTIWFDRPEHRNAMTSAMFRDYYAALAAADADPGVRAIVVTGSGDWFCSGADPEALTALLDGGNRDRMAGELGFDPHLPATLGTPIVAAVNGGAAGLGLVHALYADVRFLAEEARLAAAFSRLGLIAEYGSAWLLPRLIGVGNALDLLVSSRKIDAAEALRIGLVQWVLPRDQVLAAAQAYATDLATNCSPSAMAVIRRQVWSGLETGLAEASADAGPRMVAALGGTDFHEALAARVQGRAPAFGPRSPGL
- a CDS encoding TetR/AcrR family transcriptional regulator, coding for MEPLLSESLLERAFAEAVEQAGDHDDVTMRLLDAAYEQFCRMGIRRSTMEDVARRAGLSRITAYRRFATKDALVEQVVRREFRRYFDRFLIDIQEAGTVADRVVLGFVSSLQAIRRNPLIGGLMSAEPDVLIPSLVSDGGRTLATVQRFVAGQLRREQQAGNISARVDVEVVAELMTRLSCSFLVTPGGVVDIDDTGQLRAVARRYLVPMLDPPSEPR
- a CDS encoding AMP-dependent synthetase/ligase, whose amino-acid sequence is MLSHTNVIYQAQVLEATVAVPDHPSSVAYLPLAHIAERILGVYSPIYRAGHVTICPDPALLIPALRAVAPAVFFGVPRVWEKMAAGLQAHLAAADPAVRDAFGAASALALEAYELRAAGRPVPDDLAARLGQADAAVLRPMRAGLGLHNVEWAGSGAAPIPVEVLRFLAGVGLDVLEVWGMTETTGTATINTPEHFRTGTVGRPNPGMEVRLADDGEIQVRGPLICSGYLRAGGGVEPVTGEDGWLATGDIGTLDDDGFLSITDRKKELIITAGGKNISPALIESHLRAHPLIGHAVAIGDRRPYVTALIVLDEEVAPRWAQAHGIAGTEPADLAAEPRLLAEIQAAVDAANARLSRPEQVKSFRVLPSGWTPESGELTPTLKLRRRVITDRHRDAIEALYDETAGASR